From Triticum aestivum cultivar Chinese Spring chromosome 4A, IWGSC CS RefSeq v2.1, whole genome shotgun sequence, a single genomic window includes:
- the LOC123085794 gene encoding probable LRR receptor-like serine/threonine-protein kinase IRK, translating to MRSLVLLLLVHLVFLAEAKGGGRAGLAAALNDDVLGLIVFKADVVDPEGRLATWSEDDERACAWAGITCDPRTGGVSGLNLAGFGLSGKLGRGLLRLESLQSLSLSANNFSGDIPPDLARLPDLQSLDLSSNAFSGAIPEGFFGKCHALRDVSLANNAFTGDTPDVAACGTLASLNLSSNRLAGILPSGIWSLNALRTLDLSGNAITGELPVGISKMFNLRALNLRRNRLTGSLPDDIGDCPLLRSVDLSSNSLSGNLPESLRRLSTCTDLDLSSNELTGNVPTWVGEMVSLETLDLSGNKFSGEIPGSIGGLMSLRELRLSGNGFTGGLPESIGGCRSLVHVDVSWNSLTGSLPTWVFASGVQWVSVSYNTFSGVVMVPVNASSVIQGVDLSSNSFSGRIPLELSQLLTLQSLNMSWNSLSGSVPASIVEMKSLELLDLSANRLNGSIPSTIGGKSFKVLSLAKNSLTGEIPPQIGDCSALTSLDLSHNSLTGAIPAAIANLTNLQTADLSRNKLTGGLPKQLSNLAHLICFNISHNQLSGDLPPGSFFDTISLSSVSDNPGLCGAKLNSSCPGVLPKPIVLNPDSSSNPLTQKEPVPGGLHHKKTILSISALVAIGAAVLIAVGIITITVLNLQVRAPGSHSAAAAAALELSDGYLSQSPTTDVNAGKLVMFGGGNPEFSASTHALLNKDCELGRGGFGTVYKTTLRDGQPVAIKKLTVSSLVKSQDEFEREVKMLGKLRHRNLVALKGYYWTPSLQLLIYEFVSGGNLHKQLHESSNANYLSWKERFDIVLGMARSLAHLHRHDIIHYNLKSSNIMLDDSGEAKVGDYGLAKLLPLLDRYVLSSKVQSALGYMAPEFTCRTVKITEKCDVYGFGVLVLEVMTGRTPVEYMEDDVIVLCDVVRAALDEGKVEECVDEKLCGKFPLEEAVPIMKLGLVCTSQVPSNRPDMSEVVNILELIRCPQDSPEAELG from the exons ATGCGGTCCCTCGTGCTGCTGCTCCTCGTCCACCTCGTCTTCTTGGCGGAGGCCAAGGGCGGCGGCCGCGCGGGCCTGGCGGCGGCGCTGAACGACGACGTCCTGGGGCTGATTGTGTTCAAGGCCGACGTGGTGGACCCGGAGGGGCGCCTCGCGACGTGGAGCGAGGACGACGAGCGGGCCTGCGCGTGGGCCGGCATCACCTGCGACCCGCGCACCGGCGGCGTCTCGGGGCTCAACCTCGCCGGCTTCGGCCTCTCCGGCAAGCTCGGACGCGGCCTCCTGCGCCTCGAGTCGCTCCAGTCGCTCTCCCTCTCCGCCAACAACTTCTCCGGCGACATCCCACCCGACCTCGCCCGCCTCCCGGACCTCCAGTCGCTCGACCTCAGCTCCAACGCCTTCTCGGGCGCCATCCCGGAGGGATTCTTCGGCAAGTGCCACGCCCTCCGGGACGTCTCCCTGGCCAACAACGCCTTCACCGGTGACACCCCGGACGTGGCCGCGTGCGGCACGCTCGCGTCTCTCAACCTGTCCTCCAACCGCCTGGCCGGCATACTGCCCAGCGGCATCTGGTCCCTGAATGCGCTGCGAACCCTGGACCTCTCCGGCAATGCCATCACCGGCGAGTTGCCTGTGGGCATCAGCAAGATGTTCAACCTGCGGGCGCTGAACCTGAGGAGGAACCGCCTCACAGGCAGCCTCCCGGATGACATTGGGGACTGTCCGCTGCTGCGGTCAGTGGACCTGAGCTCTAACTCGCTCTCCGGCAACTTGCCGGAGTCCCTGCGGAGGCTCTCCACTTGCACAGACCTTGACTTGAGCTCAAATGAGCTCACCGGAAATGTTCCAACTTGGGTTGGAGAAATGGTGAGCCTGGAGACGCTAGATTTGTCGGGGAACAAGTTCTCTGGGGAGATTCCGGGGTCAATTGGTGGGCTCATGTCACTGAGGGAGCTGAGGCTGTCCGGAAATGGGTTCACCGGTGGCTTGCCCGAGTCAATCGGTGGATGTAGAAGCCTAGTGCACGTTGACGTGAGCTGGAATTCCCTCACTGGCAGCCTGCCTACCTGGGTATTTGCTTCTGGTGTGCAATGGGTGTCGGTGTCCTACAACACATTCAGTGGTGTAGTGATGGTGCCTGTGAATGCATCCTCTGTGATTCAAGGCGTGGACCTGTCAAGCAATTCATTTTCAGGACGGATCCCGTTGGAACTCTCGCAACTGCTCACCTTGCAGTCGCTGAACATGTCTTGGAACTCGCTGTCTGGGAGTGTTCCAGCCAGCATTGTGGAGATGAAGTCACTGGAGCTGCTTGATTTGAGTGCCAATAGGCTCAATGGGAGCATTCCATCTACCATTGGAGGGAAGTCGTTCAAAGTGCTGAGCCTTGCCAAGAACTCCCTCACTGGGGAAATCCCACCCCAGATCGGTGATTGCTCTGCCTTGACATCACT GGATCTATCACACAACAGTCTAACCGGAGCTATTCCAGCAGCAATAGCCAATCTCACCAACCTTCAGACTGCTGATCTTTCTCGGAACAAGCTCACGGGTGGTCTGCCAAAACAGCTCTCCAACCTTGCCCACCTCATTTGCTTCAACATTTCACATAACCAGCTCTCCGGGGACCTCCCTCCTGGTAGCTTTTTTGACACAATTTCCCTCTCATCTGTGTCTGACAATCCTGGCCTTTGCGGTGCAAAGCTCAACTCATCTTGTCCTGGTGTATTACCTAAACCAATTGTACTGAATCCAGACTCTTCTTCCAATCCGCTGACACAGAAAGAGCCTGTGCCTGGGGGGCTCCATCACAAGAAAACCATACTGAGCATCTCAGCCCTTGTTGCAATTGGTGCTGCTGTTCTCATTGCTGTTGGTATCATAACCATTACAGTTCTTAACCTTCAAGTTCGTGCCCCAGGTTCtcattctgctgctgctgctgctgcgctggAACTCTCCGATGGATATCTCAGTCAGTCTCCAACAACTGACGTGAATGCAGGCAAGCTTGTCATGTTTGGAGGAGGCAATCCAGAATTCAGTGCCAGTACCCATGCTCTTCTGAACAAGGACTGTGAGCTCGGCCGTGGTGGTTTTGGCACTGTTTACAAGACCACTCTCCGAGATGGCCAACCTGTTGCCATCAAGAAACTGACAGTGTCAAGCTTGGTCAAATCTCAAGATGAATTTGAGAGGGAAGTGAAGATGCTGGGCAAGTTACGCCACCGTAACCTTGTTGCACTCAAGGGCTATTACTGGACGCCATCACTTCAGCTTCTTATCTACGAGTTTGTCTCTGGGGGTAACTTGCATAAACAACTTCATGAATCGTCCAATGCAAATTACCTTTCATGGAAGGAAAGATTTGACATAGTTCTTGGTATGGCAAGAAGCCTGGCTCACCTCCACAGGCATGACATTATCCACTACAATCTCAAATCAAGCAACATTATGCTTGATGATTCGGGCGAGGCCAAGGTGGGGGACTACGGATTGGCAAAGCTACTGCCGTTGTTGGATCGGTATGTTCTAAGCAGCAAGGTACAGAGTGCACTTGGTTACATGGCACCAGAATTTACATGCAGGACTGTGAAGATAACCGAGAAATGTGATGTGTATGGATTTGGAGTTCTTGTGCTGGAGGTCATGACAGGGAGGACACCAGTGGAGTACATGGAAGATGATGTTATTGTACTGTGTGATGTGGTGAGGGCTGCTTTGGATGAAGGCAAAGTGGAAGAGTGTGTCGATGAGAAGCTCTGCGGAAAATTCCCACTGGAAGAGGCGGTTcctatcatgaaacttggcttagTTTGTACTTCTCAGGTTCCCTCCAATAGGCCAGACATGAGTGAGGTGGTGAACATATTGGAGTTGATCAGATGCCCACAGGACAGCCCAGAGGCCGAGTTAGGTTAA